From the genome of Longispora fulva:
GGTCGGGAGTTCAGCTACGCGCCCGGCCGTCCGCAGATGCACGGTGGCGACGTGCAGACCTGGCAGACCCGCATGGCACAGCGCGGCTGGTCCATCGGTGTTGACGGCTGGTACGGCCCGCAGTCGGCGGGCGTCGCTCGGGCCTTCCAGCAGGAGAAGCACCTCCAAGTGGATGGGGTGGTGGGTCCGCAGACGTGGGCGGCTGCGTGGACCGCTCCCGTCACGTAAACCGCCGGGAGTGGGTGAGGCATCGGGTCAGGGTCGTTGCGGTCTCTACGGGGATTTCAGCGGCCCTGCTCGCCGCCCTCCTACCCGCCCCCGTCCAACCGGCACCCGTCAGCACCACTCGACCCGCCGTGAGCACACCGAGCCCGACGCCTAGCCCGACTCCCCCGCCCTGCCAGGAGCCGAGCTACCTCGGATTCGGCTGCGATTGGGTCAGCCGCAAGGCCGCCATCGAAACTCTCATCGCTTCAGCCCCGGGCCATCCGGCCCTGATCCTCCACGATCGACTCACGGGCACCGAATATCAGGCGGGGCCGACCGACCGTGCGAGCTGGACGGGCTCAACCATCAAATTGGCACTGGCCCTGGTCGCCATCGAGACCGAGCGTGAACGGGGCCAGCAGCTCCCCTCCCGTACCTCCGAAGACATCGCCCTGATGCTCTCCGTCAGCGACGATGCTGCGGCTTCGCGGATGTGGAGCCGCTACGGCGGTACACGCCTCCTGACCATCTTCCGAGAACGCTTCGGCATGGCAGGGCTCGTCATGGCCGGCTCAAACGGCGACTGGGGAGCGCTCACCTGTGTTCCCGCCGATCTCACAGCCCTTGTGCTCTACCTACTGGACCACACCAGCCCCGAGACCCGAGCGAATCTCACCCACGCCATGCGCACAGTCGGGGACATCCAACGGTGGGGCGTATGGGGAGCTGGGCCGAACATGCGACCCGGCGTGAAAGACGGCTGGCTCCACACCGCCGGTACGTGGACCGTCGCCACGGTCGGCTTCGCTGGCCCTGATGAGCGCTACGTCATCTCGATCATGTACCCGATGCCCGCAGGGCAGGACTCCCTGACCTTGGGAGCACAAACGCTCACCGATCTCACAGCACTGATCTTCGGACGGGCAACGCCCGCACCCGCGATCATCCGACCAAGCTAAGGAGGAACACGTCTCTTGGCTACCGCAGACCTGCTCCCCGCACTCCTCGGCACAGGCGCGGTAACCACTCTCCTCGGTGCACTCCTCGGCCGCCGCCGATCAGCGGCGGAGATCTCCCGACTCCTCGCAGAACGAGACCAACTCCGCGCGGAAGCTACCAAGGCCATCACGGACGCCGCTGGGGCTCTGGTGGGCGAGTTGCACGCCGAGCTGGTGCGCCTGGCCGACGAGCTGTCCGAGACCCGCCAAGCCGCAGAACGCGCCGAGTCGGAATCCGCGAAGCTTCGCGCCGAACTCGCCGCCGCACGAGCCGAGATCACTGAACTCCGCGCACAGCTCACATCCCTCACCAATGGAAGGAACGCATGACCTACCTGACCTCTAAGGCTTTCTGGATCGCCACCGCTGAGCGAGGCGCTAAGACCTTCGCTCAGGCACTCGTGGCCGCGCTTACGGTCGGCCTGGCCGCTGGCGCTATCGGCGTGGACGTGCTCCGCGTCGACTGGATCACCGCCGCGTCCGTCTCAGCGGGCGCAACCCTTCTGTCCGTCCTCACGTCCATCGCGTCCGGTCCGTTCGGCCCGGCAGACTCCCCCAGCCTCACGAAGGCTGACCGCAGCTAGAACACGATCGCGCCCCTCCTGGCCTCACGGCTGGGAGGGGCGCTTTCGTTGTTGGGGCGCTAGGCGATGTCGCCCGCGCCGCCCATGATGGTGTTGAGCGTGAACGAGATTCGCTGTCGAAGCTCGCCAGCGGCTTCCGCGTCGCCCGCCTTCACCGCTTGCGCGTACTCGTCGACCGCGTTCATGACCAACTCAGTCGCCCAACCTGCCGACTCTTCAACTTCTTGCGGGTCACCCACTCGATTCTCTCCTGTGTGGATTCAAGTGACTTGAAACATCTAGTCGGGAATGCCGACAGCGTTCGGGTTCTTGCGCAGCGAGGCGAAAACGGCGTCACCTTCCACTTCAAACACGGCCGTCCACCCCCCTTCATAGTCCTCGTCCACCAACTCGATCCAGTAGGTGAGCTTGCACGAAGGGCACACCGCTCGGTCCCCGAACTCAGCAGTCAGCGGGATCTCAATCAGCCGTTCACAGCAAGGCATCTCCGCACTGACATGGTGCTTCGCGCGGGCGTCGCCCGTGAGCCGTAGAACCTTGCGCCCGTTCACCAGCACAGATTTCGACACCCGCTCTGATGCGCCGATCACAGCCAGCTCGGGGGCCTTAGGCTTCGGCACCACGGGACGCGGCGGGTCTGCCCACTGGGCCAGCCCATCGGCCAGTTGCCGACCTAGCCCCGGGTCCGCCACCACGACGCGGATGCGGTCGCCCTCCTCCTGGCCATCTGACCAGGCACGAATGACGTAGCCCTCGGTCCCGATGTGCCCTGCCAGGTTCTCATCAAGGACGGCGCGCAGCTCGTACGGCTCCGAGGGAGTGTCAGCGCCTTGCTTCCGGGTTGCGCCCGCCTCCCACTCCACCACTCGAAGCGCCAGAGCCTCCGAGCGGCGCTTCACCTCTTGGCGCTCTTCTTCCGTCTCGATCGGCCCACCGATCCACTCACGCATATAAAGGAGCGCGACAGCGTGGGCGAAGATTCCGAAGGTCGCTTGAAAGACCGCCTCAGCCAGCTTCTTACCGCCCACGGGCGAACGCCGCAGCGTCTTGCGGTACACCACCAGTGTTTCCCGTAACGCCTTGTGACCAAGGTGGTCCAGGTCGACCTTGAGCCGGTCGATGTCCTCGGGAGGCTCCCGGAACGTCATTGCGTCACCCCTCCTCAACTGCGATCAGGCACTTGATGGACTCCGCCTCTTCGGCGGTCAACAGGTAGCCGGGAAGCTCCCGGACTCCCAACACACACGCCTTGACCAGCCGATGACGGCCATCGGCGATGACCATGGTCGCCCGGTCCAGTTGCATGACAATGATCGGCTTCGTCAGGTCGACTTCCATAGCCCGCTCGCGGTCGACATTGCCCGGTGGGGGCTCAACCCAAGCCCCCGCCAAGGTCAGGATTCCTGCGTTCACAGCCGCCCGATACACACTGACCGGCTGTGGTTCACGCTCCGATTCCTCGATCACCCGCAGCGCGGCGGCGATGGGGTACAAGAACGGCCCCAGCATGAAGACCTCAGACATCATGCTTCCCCTACACGAGAGGGTTCAAGCCGCTTGAATTCACTCATGCGCCTTCTTCTCCCGGGCCCACTTCCTCCACGCCAAGGACGCGTCCGTCCGGGTCCGTGACCTGTCGCCAGGTAACGGGCTCGCCGCCCTGACTCTCGGTTTGGGCCTCCATAGCAGCCACTGTGTACTCCCACGGCTTAAACTCGGCACCACCATGCAGATAGATCTTCACGTAACTCTCGGGCGGCCTAGAGGGGTCACCCTCGGTCGGGAACACGACGATCCGCCCGAAGCACTCCTTGACGGCGTAGCGCTGGGTCTCGATCGGCGCAACATCGAACCTGCTTGCAATCTTCTCCATAGAGACAAGCCGATTGCGCTCCCCGCGCTCGCGCTCCGCCTCCTTCAACGCGGCCTCAATCGCATCGGACTTCGACTTGTTTTCAGACTTAGACGCCAGATAGTTCGTCCGGGTCATGTCGCCCCCGAAATAAGACTTTTCAACCTCCGTGAGAAGGCTTTCCAGTTGGGAGAGCTTCCTCTCCAACTCCGCGACGTTCACCCCCGCACGAGAATCGATCTCCCTGAAGATCCGGCGAAAAATGGTCGGGTTCGTCAGCGCCAGCTTCACACTTTGCCGAACGTAATCGTCAATTGACTCTGCGTATACATACATGTGCCCGGTGTCCTGACAGAAGTACTGCCGCCGTCGACCGCGCTTCTTCAAGGTTCCGGTTGTGTGCTGCGTACCCAGGCGACCCGCCTTGCTGAGGTGCGGATCTCCGTCGGGCTCCGGGCACCGACCACAGAAGTACACGCCGCCACCGAGGTACTTGATGTGGTTGCCGCCCCCCGAGCGCGTGGACAACAGGTTTAGCTTGAGATTCCGCCACTCCGGAACGGTGATGATCGGATTCCAGTTCCCCTGGACCAAGTCCTTCTCATCCAGCTCGAACGGCGGCACAGTCTTACTCTTGGTCTTCCACAGGATCGATGTCTGCTGGTACGGCCGGAGCCCAGCCAGCGCGGGATGCAGCACCGCCCGCCTCACGGCTTCCCGCTTCCACAGGCCACCTTTGGAGTTGAGCACCCCGTCAGCGTTCCACTTCCGGGCAACCCCGGTGTAGGTGCCCGCAGCAAGAAGGTACTCATGCGCCCACTTCAGGGCTTCCACCTCTCGGGGGATCTGGTCATAACTTCCCGTCGCGTCGTTCAGCCTGTATCCGAACACCCGACCCGCGAAGTGAGGAAGCCCCTGAGCGGCCCTCTCCTCGTTGTTCTCCTTCTGCCTGGCTGACTTCTTCTCCATCTCTCCACGGGCCTCAGCGGCCCGTCCACGGGCCGTAGACCGGTCCTCCGGCGAAGACGTATCGATCTGGCCACCCATGCCGTAGATGATCAAGAGCTGATTGCCGGCATCGGCCGCCGCGTCCAGGACGCGATCCATCTCGGTCGTGTGCCGCAAAAGACGGTCCTGGTCCCGACAGGCGATGTACCTGCAACGGCCCTCGCGGATCGCCACGACAAGGCTTTCGAACTTCTCGCGTTCCTTGTGAGGGTTCGATGCTGACTCGATGTCATCCAGCACTTGCCCCGCCGGGGGCAGCGGAAGACCAACGCGCTCAAGCGCCCCACGAGATACGGTGTCCTGACTTGCGATCGACAGCGACTTGACACGAAGAGCAGATAACCGCAGGTAGATCCACACTTCTTCGGGTGCTACGTCCTCAAAACTCCTCCGCCTCATGAACCCAAGTTTACGCTCCTAGTTCGGCGGCCAGGAGCCCGGCACCTCCGAGGAGATCGCCGAGTTCTGCGACGCCAACTACGGGGTCACCTTCCCCCTGACCGAGAAGATCGAGGTGAACGGCGCCGGCCGCCACCCGCTCTACCAGGCGCTGGTCGACACCGCCGACGCCGAGGGCCACGCCGGTGACATCCGGTGGAACTTCGAGAAGTTCCTGGTCAACGGCGACGGGGCGGTCGTCGGCCGGTTCTCGCCGCAGACCACGCCCGAGTCGCCGGAGCTGGTCGCCGCGATCGAGAAGCAGCTCTAGCTCCCGGGATCGGAGACAGCCTGCGGCCCCGGGGCCGTGGGCTGTCTCCACTGCGCCTGACCCCCGAGGTGGCTGCCGGCCCCAGGGTCGTCGAGCCGACGGGCCGGGGGAGGCCCCACCGTAACCGTTAAAGGGTTTTAGTAGGTGTTGCTCTTGACCGGGGCTTCGTCGGCCTTCTTGGCCTTCGTGCCGTCGGGGGCGATCGCGAACCAGACGCCGTTCCTGCCGTGCCCGGCGGTCTGACCGAGGGCCACGTCGGTCTTGAAGTAGTACAGCGGCCAGCCCTTCAGGGTTACCTGCCTGCCCTCGGGCCGGTCAAGGAGCCCGACGAGGCTCTTGTCGACGCCCTCGATGTCCACGGCGCCGTTCGGGCCGGCGAGGACGGGCGGCCAGTTCTCGGCGCACGCGTCGAAGCAGGTGCTCTTCGCCGGGTTGTTGGTGTCCTTGTCGAAGCGGTAGATCGTGCGGCCCTTGGCGTTGGTGACGAAGGTGGTGAAACCCTCCACAGTGGCCACCCTCAGGGTCTGCGGGGCACCTGCGGCCGAGGTCGAGGTGGCGGGGGCCGACGTGGCCGGGGTGGCGGTCTTCGGGGCGGTCGTCGTGCACGCGGTCATCGCGAGGGCGGATCCGGTCAGGACGGCGAGGGCGATCAGCTTCTTCATGGTGTTCCTCCGTTGCGTCGGTCTCTACCCCGTACTACACAGCCCACCCCGGAACGGTTCATACATATAAAAAAGGCGCCCGAGATATCCGGGCGCCTTCTCCGCGTGCGACTACAGGGGCAGGGACGCGAACGTCCTCCCGCTGGTGTTGACGATCTCGACCCGGGCGACCTGCCCGGCGTCGAGGGCCGCCGTGCCCTCCAGGGTGGTGCCCCCGGCCGCGCCCTTCTCGGACACGATCCACCCGCCGGCCACCTCCCGGGAACCGTCCTTGCCGACGATGACCAGGCGGCAGTTCTCGCCCAGCGGGATGCCGGTCACGGCGGCGGTGACCTTGACCCAGTGCGCGACCGGGACGACGCTCGCGGTGAGCCGGACGTTCGACGTCGGGTCCACCGTGGTGCCGCGCAGCGTGCCCGGGGGCTGGGCCGTGGCGGTCGCGGACGGCAGCGCCACGGGTGGTGGGACGTCGACGCTGGCTCGGCCGGCCAGTACCCCGCCGACGGCGACGCCCGCGAGGACCACGATCCCGGCGGCCAGGGCGTACAGGCGGCGGCTGCGGTCGCGGGCGCCCTGCTCGGCGCGCAGCCGGCCGAGGACGCGGTCGAGGACGGCGTGGTCGTCGGGCGGGCCGTACAGCAGCGCCTCCGGCGGCACCTCTCCGAGCACGTCCCTCACCTCCTCCAGCTCCGCGACCTCACGGCGGCACCCGGCACAGCCGGTCAGATGGTCGTCGAACGCGCGGCGCTCGTCGTCGTCGAGCGCGCCGAGGACGTACGCGCCCGCCAGGCTCCTGTCGTGCGTCATCCCCCGACTCCTCTCAGCGCGACCGGCGAGGTGTCCAGCCAGTCCCGCAGCGTGCGCAGCGCGTAGTGGGAGCGGGACTTCACGGTACCGGAGGGGATGCCCAGCACCTCGGCCGTCTCGGTGACGGTGCGGCCCTGGAAGTACAGCTCGACCAGCACGCTGCGGTGCTCGTCGGACAAGGTGTCCAGCGCCTCGAGGGCGACCATCGAGTCGACCACCCGCTGGGAGTGGTCCCGCTCGACCGGCACGGCTCCCGGCGACTCGGCGACCTCCGTCGGCCGGGCCGCCCGGGCACGGTAGCGGTCGGCGACCAGGTTGCGGGTCACCGTGAACAACCAGCCGCGCACCGAACCCTCCGCCTCCGACAGGGCACCGGCGTGCTTCCACGCCCGGATCAGGGTCTCCTGCACCACGTCCTCGGCGGCGGCGCGGTCACCGGTGAGCCGGGTCGCGTACGCCAGCAACGCCCTGCCGTGCTCCTCGTACAGCGAACGGACCAGTGCCTCGTCGCTGGATGGCTGCCGTCTTCGCGGCCACATCGCACCCGCCCCTTCCTACGCTCTCACCCTGGGTACGCGCGCCGGGCCGAAACGGTTCACCAGATCTCGGCCCGAGTTCCGGCGGGCGGCGCCGCCCGGGCTGGTTCACCGTGCCGCCCGGGAGTAGATCGCGCTCGGGCCGGCGTCCGAAGGATCGTCGGACTCCAGGTCACGGACCGCGACCAGGGTGAACCCGGCACGCTCCAACGCCCGGCACGAGCCCCGGTTGGCGGCCTGCGGAACAGCCACGACCTGGCTCACTTCCGGGTACAGCGCCGCCGCCACCGGCACCGCCGCCCCGATGGCCGCGGCGCCGACGCCCCTGCCGAGCTGGTCGGGCTCGCCGACCAGGTAGTCGAGGCCGGCGGCCCCGGCCAGCCCGACGTCCTTCTCCCAGACCGGGTAGTCGGCGTGCCGGTAGCACTGGACGATGCCCGCCGGCACGCCGTCGACCTCGATCACGAACAC
Proteins encoded in this window:
- a CDS encoding holin, which codes for MTYLTSKAFWIATAERGAKTFAQALVAALTVGLAAGAIGVDVLRVDWITAASVSAGATLLSVLTSIASGPFGPADSPSLTKADRS
- a CDS encoding ParB N-terminal domain-containing protein; the encoded protein is MSEVFMLGPFLYPIAAALRVIEESEREPQPVSVYRAAVNAGILTLAGAWVEPPPGNVDRERAMEVDLTKPIIVMQLDRATMVIADGRHRLVKACVLGVRELPGYLLTAEEAESIKCLIAVEEG
- a CDS encoding recombinase family protein, which translates into the protein MRRRSFEDVAPEEVWIYLRLSALRVKSLSIASQDTVSRGALERVGLPLPPAGQVLDDIESASNPHKEREKFESLVVAIREGRCRYIACRDQDRLLRHTTEMDRVLDAAADAGNQLLIIYGMGGQIDTSSPEDRSTARGRAAEARGEMEKKSARQKENNEERAAQGLPHFAGRVFGYRLNDATGSYDQIPREVEALKWAHEYLLAAGTYTGVARKWNADGVLNSKGGLWKREAVRRAVLHPALAGLRPYQQTSILWKTKSKTVPPFELDEKDLVQGNWNPIITVPEWRNLKLNLLSTRSGGGNHIKYLGGGVYFCGRCPEPDGDPHLSKAGRLGTQHTTGTLKKRGRRRQYFCQDTGHMYVYAESIDDYVRQSVKLALTNPTIFRRIFREIDSRAGVNVAELERKLSQLESLLTEVEKSYFGGDMTRTNYLASKSENKSKSDAIEAALKEAERERGERNRLVSMEKIASRFDVAPIETQRYAVKECFGRIVVFPTEGDPSRPPESYVKIYLHGGAEFKPWEYTVAAMEAQTESQGGEPVTWRQVTDPDGRVLGVEEVGPGEEGA
- a CDS encoding zf-HC2 domain-containing protein, yielding MTHDRSLAGAYVLGALDDDERRAFDDHLTGCAGCRREVAELEEVRDVLGEVPPEALLYGPPDDHAVLDRVLGRLRAEQGARDRSRRLYALAAGIVVLAGVAVGGVLAGRASVDVPPPVALPSATATAQPPGTLRGTTVDPTSNVRLTASVVPVAHWVKVTAAVTGIPLGENCRLVIVGKDGSREVAGGWIVSEKGAAGGTTLEGTAALDAGQVARVEIVNTSGRTFASLPL
- a CDS encoding sigma-70 family RNA polymerase sigma factor, which gives rise to MWPRRRQPSSDEALVRSLYEEHGRALLAYATRLTGDRAAAEDVVQETLIRAWKHAGALSEAEGSVRGWLFTVTRNLVADRYRARAARPTEVAESPGAVPVERDHSQRVVDSMVALEALDTLSDEHRSVLVELYFQGRTVTETAEVLGIPSGTVKSRSHYALRTLRDWLDTSPVALRGVGG
- a CDS encoding GNAT family N-acetyltransferase, with product MSVELRPLTRADFPALLRWLRADHVRAWWPNVPAALDAVERKYGPRVDGVSATRVFVIEVDGVPAGIVQCYRHADYPVWEKDVGLAGAAGLDYLVGEPDQLGRGVGAAAIGAAVPVAAALYPEVSQVVAVPQAANRGSCRALERAGFTLVAVRDLESDDPSDAGPSAIYSRAAR